A section of the Clostridium felsineum DSM 794 genome encodes:
- a CDS encoding MarR family winged helix-turn-helix transcriptional regulator, producing the protein MSDKQIDDIINDVFSVMPVFAKTMLGLVENAFSEYKLSNSSIKVLFALENHKKITITDLGKVLCAHKPNVTSWVDCLVKSDLAYRLNDDKDRRIIYISLTDKGENTVNRCRQDLNNSFGEKLGHLSKGDLDLLIQTLNNMAILLNKINEQSKF; encoded by the coding sequence ATGAGCGATAAACAAATTGATGACATTATAAATGACGTGTTTTCTGTAATGCCAGTATTTGCAAAGACAATGTTAGGATTAGTAGAAAATGCTTTTTCTGAATATAAGTTATCAAATTCTAGTATAAAAGTTTTATTTGCATTAGAAAATCATAAAAAAATTACAATTACTGATTTGGGTAAAGTTCTTTGTGCTCATAAACCTAATGTTACATCATGGGTTGATTGTTTAGTGAAAAGTGATTTGGCATATAGGTTGAATGATGATAAAGATAGAAGAATAATATATATATCGCTTACAGATAAAGGAGAAAACACAGTAAATAGATGCAGACAGGATTTAAATAATTCTTTTGGTGAGAAATTGGGGCATTTAAGTAAAGGGGATTTAGATTTACTCATTCAAACACTCAATAATATGGCAATACTATTAAATAAAATAAATGAGCAAAGTAAATTTTAA
- a CDS encoding DMT family transporter, with protein sequence MTKEENLKDNYLRKKGFIFAISASTLWGVSGIAAQFLFQEGGFSPEWLVVVRLLIAGGFLLAITQVKTKKNIFRVFKNKHDAFSFIIFGFGGMLAVQYTYFVTIKYSNAATATILQYLSPVIITLYLILHLKKWPSIYEILAIILALIGTFFIITKGDIKAINISKMTLFWGIISAVAAAFNTLQPRRILAKWGSNLVAGWGMIIGGILMSFVHNPFNFSGKVSLMSVSSVVIVIIIGTLIPFWLYMESIKIIKPTEASILGAFEPLSAAILSLVFLGIHFSILEWVGSIFIILTTIILSTTKK encoded by the coding sequence ATGACAAAGGAAGAAAATTTAAAAGATAATTATTTAAGAAAGAAAGGATTTATATTTGCTATATCAGCTTCAACTTTATGGGGAGTATCAGGTATAGCTGCACAGTTTTTATTTCAAGAGGGAGGATTTAGTCCTGAGTGGCTTGTAGTAGTTAGGTTATTAATAGCTGGAGGTTTTTTATTAGCAATTACACAGGTTAAAACTAAAAAAAATATATTTAGAGTATTTAAAAATAAACATGATGCTTTTAGTTTTATTATTTTTGGTTTTGGAGGAATGCTTGCGGTTCAATATACATATTTTGTTACTATTAAATACAGTAATGCAGCGACAGCAACAATATTACAATATTTATCACCCGTTATAATTACTTTATATTTAATACTACACTTAAAAAAGTGGCCAAGTATATATGAAATTTTAGCTATTATTCTTGCTCTAATTGGTACGTTTTTTATAATTACAAAAGGTGATATAAAAGCTATAAATATTTCTAAAATGACGCTTTTTTGGGGGATTATTTCAGCAGTTGCAGCAGCGTTTAATACTCTTCAGCCAAGAAGAATATTAGCTAAATGGGGATCAAATTTAGTTGCAGGTTGGGGAATGATTATAGGTGGTATTCTAATGTCATTTGTACATAATCCTTTTAATTTTTCGGGAAAAGTAAGCCTGATGTCTGTTTCATCTGTGGTTATTGTGATAATCATAGGTACACTCATTCCATTTTGGCTTTATATGGAGAGTATAAAGATTATAAAACCTACAGAGGCAAGTATACTAGGAGCGTTTGAACCGTTGTCAGCAGCAATTTTATCTTTGGTATTTTTGGGTATTCATTTTAGTATTTTAGAGTGGGTAGGTAGTATTTTTATAATATTAACTACCATAATTTTATCAACAACAAAAAAATAA
- a CDS encoding xanthine phosphoribosyltransferase, translating into MKKLRERILEEGRAINENVLKVDSFLNHKVDPKLMYEIGTYFREYFSGRGITKIFTIESSGIAPAVMTAMQMDIPMVILKKQKPNTMSEDVYQTTVHSFTKGADYELTLLKKYICEEDKILIIDDFLANGEASLGAVRLVEGAGAKVSGIGIVIEKSFQKGRKSLEEKGYDVYSLARIKKLEKNLIEFII; encoded by the coding sequence ATGAAGAAATTACGTGAAAGAATATTAGAAGAAGGCAGAGCAATTAATGAAAATGTGCTAAAGGTTGATTCGTTTTTAAATCATAAGGTTGATCCGAAGCTTATGTATGAGATTGGTACGTATTTTAGAGAGTATTTTTCGGGCAGAGGAATAACGAAAATATTTACAATTGAGAGTTCGGGTATTGCACCAGCCGTAATGACAGCAATGCAAATGGACATACCTATGGTTATTCTAAAAAAGCAAAAGCCAAATACCATGAGTGAAGATGTATATCAAACTACAGTACACTCATTTACCAAAGGAGCAGATTATGAACTTACGCTTTTAAAAAAATACATATGTGAAGAGGATAAAATACTTATTATTGATGATTTTTTGGCAAATGGAGAAGCATCTTTAGGAGCTGTTCGTTTAGTAGAAGGTGCAGGTGCTAAAGTTTCAGGAATAGGTATTGTAATTGAAAAGTCCTTCCAAAAGGGGAGAAAGTCCCTTGAAGAAAAGGGATATGATGTTTATTCTCTTGCCAGAATAAAAAAACTAGAAAAAAATTTAATAGAGTTCATTATATAA
- a CDS encoding uracil-xanthine permease family protein: MEEKIKKEAQVELMYGVEDKPKLISRILLAFQHIFAAFGGIIVVPIIVASSLKLNAETSTALLSAAILMAGVATFIQSKGVYSVGARVACIMGTDITFVAPAAVVGKKFGLAGIFGATILGAIIVVILSFFIKHIMKLFPKVVTGIVVCLIGLTLLPVSIDWAAGGSGAKNYGSLQNITIALIVMIVTLLINHYGKGLVSSASILIGMVVGYIICIPLGMVDFSTIAGLKVISVPAVFQYGVKFNLSALLPFIPAYFVSVISTVGNLRAINEISDIDDDTRISKGVLSDGIGSILAGMFGAMPNTSFSQNVGLIPLTKVASRYVTLVAGIILIILGLVPKFSGVINVMPQPVLGGVGIVMFGTVAAAGIQTLSHVNLNNRNILIIATSIGLGLGVTFRPEILSGLPESLKMIFSSGISTGTIAALILNLILKEK, from the coding sequence ATGGAAGAAAAGATTAAAAAAGAAGCACAAGTTGAACTAATGTATGGAGTTGAGGACAAGCCAAAGTTAATTTCTAGAATACTGCTTGCTTTTCAGCATATATTTGCAGCTTTTGGAGGCATTATTGTAGTACCAATAATAGTAGCATCTTCTTTAAAGCTTAATGCTGAAACCTCAACAGCACTTTTGAGTGCGGCAATATTAATGGCTGGAGTAGCTACTTTTATACAATCAAAGGGAGTATACTCTGTGGGAGCACGAGTAGCGTGTATAATGGGTACAGATATAACTTTTGTTGCACCAGCTGCGGTCGTTGGAAAAAAATTTGGACTTGCAGGAATTTTTGGTGCAACAATACTTGGAGCAATTATAGTTGTTATTTTAAGTTTTTTTATAAAACACATAATGAAGTTATTCCCAAAGGTAGTGACAGGAATAGTTGTATGTCTTATTGGACTTACACTTTTACCAGTATCTATAGATTGGGCAGCTGGAGGCTCTGGTGCTAAAAATTATGGGTCCCTTCAAAATATTACAATTGCTTTAATAGTAATGATTGTAACATTACTTATAAATCATTATGGTAAAGGACTTGTCAGTAGTGCATCAATTTTAATTGGAATGGTAGTAGGATATATTATATGTATACCACTCGGAATGGTGGATTTTTCTACAATAGCTGGTCTTAAAGTTATTAGTGTTCCAGCGGTATTTCAATATGGTGTTAAATTTAACTTAAGTGCACTTCTTCCTTTTATACCTGCTTATTTTGTTTCAGTAATAAGTACGGTAGGAAATCTTAGGGCCATAAACGAGATATCAGATATAGATGACGATACAAGAATTTCAAAAGGTGTACTTTCTGATGGTATCGGAAGTATTTTAGCCGGAATGTTTGGAGCTATGCCAAATACTTCTTTTAGTCAAAATGTAGGTTTGATTCCACTTACTAAGGTTGCAAGTAGATATGTTACACTAGTAGCAGGAATAATTTTAATAATTTTAGGTTTAGTTCCTAAGTTTTCTGGGGTTATTAATGTTATGCCACAACCAGTACTTGGTGGTGTTGGAATAGTAATGTTTGGAACTGTTGCAGCAGCTGGTATACAAACATTAAGTCATGTGAATTTAAATAATAGAAATATACTTATAATAGCTACTTCAATAGGACTCGGACTTGGAGTTACATTTAGACCAGAAATATTATCAGGTTTACCTGAAAGTTTAAAGATGATTTTTTCTTCAGGAATTTCAACGGGAACGATAGCAGCACTTATATTGAACTTAATATTAAAGGAAAAATAG
- a CDS encoding glucosaminidase domain-containing protein: MESLVKELENTEVLSKKDIITLKSYIHKKYNNFSNNERAKILSNTIHQILDKSIKGLKIDYYNAIKNDLIKSLITSTSESSIKLIDILNKYLSLQDSSYEYSEDVLNWVTNHVNTEFSKSELNAAFNLNFPVEPQSKLETQSHYESTAIVNAPETLHKNIIALIFSIMIFIVISLSIFIIKYNPIISKTQNISKNKSSTNSKVINKTITDDFSKLPSDFKYKSINTNNLRHYLNTKNSLLAFEPYFSKIIKVCKNYNLNPLLLFAITGQEQAFVPIDAPKAKQIANNPFNVYHSWKEYNTSIEDSTKIAAKTIINECSNLPQNTDPFHWLNKSYAEDPSWGAGVESLFKELQKNN, encoded by the coding sequence ATGGAATCTTTAGTAAAAGAACTTGAAAACACAGAAGTACTTTCAAAAAAAGATATAATTACACTTAAAAGCTATATCCACAAAAAATATAATAACTTTTCAAATAATGAAAGAGCAAAAATTCTATCAAATACAATACATCAAATCCTTGATAAAAGCATAAAGGGTTTAAAAATTGATTATTATAATGCTATAAAAAATGACCTTATAAAATCATTAATAACTTCTACCAGTGAATCTTCTATAAAGCTAATTGATATTTTAAATAAATACCTATCACTTCAAGATAGTTCTTACGAGTATTCTGAAGACGTTTTAAATTGGGTTACTAATCATGTAAATACGGAATTTTCAAAGTCTGAGCTTAATGCTGCCTTCAATTTGAATTTTCCAGTTGAACCCCAAAGTAAACTAGAAACTCAAAGTCACTATGAATCAACAGCCATAGTTAATGCCCCAGAAACTTTACATAAAAACATTATTGCACTAATTTTCTCAATTATGATTTTTATAGTTATATCACTATCAATATTTATAATTAAATATAATCCTATAATTTCCAAGACCCAAAACATAAGTAAAAATAAATCAAGCACCAATTCTAAAGTCATTAATAAAACTATAACTGATGATTTCTCAAAGCTTCCATCGGATTTTAAATATAAATCTATAAACACCAATAATCTTAGACATTACTTAAATACTAAAAATTCTTTATTAGCCTTTGAACCCTACTTTTCTAAAATAATAAAAGTATGTAAAAACTACAACTTAAATCCTCTACTTCTATTTGCAATAACTGGTCAAGAGCAGGCTTTTGTACCAATAGATGCTCCAAAAGCAAAACAAATAGCCAACAATCCCTTCAATGTATACCACAGTTGGAAGGAGTATAATACAAGCATCGAAGATTCAACAAAAATAGCAGCTAAAACTATAATAAATGAATGCAGCAATTTACCCCAAAATACTGACCCATTCCATTGGCTAAATAAAAGCTATGCTGAAGATCCAAGTTGGGGGGCTGGTGTGGAAAGCCTTTTTAAAGAACTTCAAAAAAACAATTAA
- a CDS encoding DUF6263 family protein produces the protein MNIKKTIIILYTVLSVLVLASCKSSDNNVLQLNLKKGSNYKIHYTNNSKLNIRVVGKNMGVEDKEDMYITISVRDIDSDGNTTLSYQYKSIKVNYSTSAGSIDYDSKRGRKDPRDSIYKSIIGKNYTVKLNKNGKVLNIKGANNVVNLVDYNKSLNKEEKELLRNNLIDNFSDASVENYIEDAMNYMNENSVKKGDTWHRKSKLNNSISLDVSSKYKLKKENDDSLYIVENDNIANKKEDEQVDLNGAKTKIDLNGKGSGNISVDKKNGLIKESQTKYNVTGTITYMKDEEVGILQDIQSPINFTEDITYKIVPR, from the coding sequence ATGAATATAAAAAAGACAATTATAATACTATACACAGTACTTAGTGTTTTGGTGTTAGCGTCATGTAAAAGTAGTGATAATAATGTATTGCAGCTAAATTTAAAAAAAGGTAGTAATTATAAAATACATTACACAAATAACTCAAAGCTTAATATTAGAGTAGTTGGTAAAAATATGGGAGTGGAAGATAAGGAAGACATGTATATAACAATTAGTGTTAGAGACATAGATTCAGATGGAAATACTACTTTATCTTATCAATATAAATCCATAAAAGTTAATTATAGTACCTCAGCTGGAAGTATTGATTATGATTCAAAAAGGGGACGTAAAGATCCAAGGGATAGTATATATAAATCTATAATCGGAAAGAATTACACAGTTAAGCTTAATAAAAATGGTAAAGTTTTAAATATAAAAGGTGCTAATAATGTTGTAAATCTTGTAGATTATAATAAATCGTTAAATAAAGAAGAAAAAGAACTGCTTAGAAATAATCTAATAGATAATTTTAGTGATGCTTCTGTTGAAAATTATATAGAGGATGCTATGAATTACATGAATGAAAACAGTGTGAAAAAAGGTGATACATGGCACAGAAAATCAAAGTTAAATAATAGTATTAGTTTAGATGTTTCAAGTAAATATAAGCTTAAAAAAGAAAATGATGATTCGCTTTATATAGTTGAAAATGACAATATAGCAAATAAAAAGGAAGATGAACAGGTAGATTTAAATGGAGCAAAGACCAAGATCGACTTAAATGGTAAAGGTAGCGGAAATATTAGTGTGGATAAAAAAAATGGTTTGATTAAGGAAAGTCAAACTAAGTATAATGTTACTGGAACAATCACTTATATGAAGGATGAAGAAGTTGGAATATTACAGGATATACAATCTCCGATAAATTTTACAGAAGATATAACTTATAAAATAGTACCAAGATAG
- a CDS encoding NAD(P)/FAD-dependent oxidoreductase codes for MKKEKILDLVVIGAGPAGLTAGIYSSRAKLNFIILENELVGGQIRETPSIENFPGFASISGAELADKMQEHAEASGAVIDEFDNILSVKFANEEKIIETNNVIYKPKSVIIATGAKSKPLPVPEEKKLRGRGIHYCELCDGAMYDGKDIVVVGGGNSAVDAAIFLTKYAKTLTVVHRSEKLRAEAKSQEELLKHANVKLMFNTQIEHVDGENSIENIVLKDSKSGEKTNLKADAIFVYIGTTPKTELFKDYLDLTTLGHIKTNENLETNIRGVFAAGDVREKEIRQLTTAVNDGSIAALMAEKYIRNS; via the coding sequence ATGAAGAAAGAAAAAATTTTAGATCTTGTTGTAATAGGCGCCGGACCTGCTGGCCTCACAGCTGGTATATATTCCTCTAGAGCTAAATTAAATTTTATAATTCTTGAAAACGAGTTAGTTGGAGGACAAATAAGAGAAACTCCATCTATAGAGAACTTTCCCGGTTTTGCTTCAATTTCTGGTGCTGAACTTGCTGATAAAATGCAAGAGCATGCTGAAGCCTCTGGTGCTGTAATAGATGAATTTGATAATATACTTTCTGTAAAATTTGCAAATGAAGAAAAAATAATTGAAACTAACAATGTAATATATAAACCTAAGTCTGTAATAATTGCAACTGGTGCCAAAAGTAAACCTCTTCCTGTTCCCGAAGAAAAAAAGCTTCGTGGTCGTGGAATTCATTATTGTGAACTATGTGATGGTGCAATGTATGACGGAAAAGATATTGTTGTAGTTGGCGGTGGTAATTCGGCGGTGGATGCAGCTATATTTTTAACCAAATATGCCAAAACTCTTACTGTAGTACATCGTTCTGAAAAATTAAGAGCAGAAGCTAAAAGTCAAGAAGAACTTTTAAAGCATGCTAATGTAAAGCTTATGTTTAATACACAAATAGAGCATGTTGATGGTGAAAACTCCATAGAAAATATTGTACTAAAAGACTCTAAATCAGGTGAAAAAACAAATCTAAAAGCAGATGCAATTTTTGTTTATATAGGTACCACACCTAAAACCGAACTCTTCAAAGATTATTTAGATTTAACTACACTTGGACATATAAAGACAAATGAAAACTTAGAAACAAATATAAGAGGAGTTTTTGCTGCTGGTGATGTTCGTGAAAAGGAAATTCGTCAGCTAACAACTGCTGTAAATGATGGCTCTATAGCTGCTCTTATGGCTGAAAAATATATTAGAAATTCATAA
- a CDS encoding ABC transporter permease: MNFFVIVLANCRRYLKNFKYIASMLIVPIVLIGSVTFFSSNIINTDDEGTAIVNLDKGKSSSELVRYLNVKKVFNKREVAINELKRNKYSVIYEIEKDFTINIKGGKVPKIIAYRMDKSSGNEIFENEMKNKIKKMVKGENNKSRVILKYKEYEESIFSSKGIAFLIIYCMMLFSMNFSIDLIKLKKDGVLERLSVTRNKTYVIVWAMYLAMFITQTLLYTASFLISSIIYRYKIENTEVIILNIALSSIVCIGVVIVGSRIVKNDKVASTMSSILALVMMYINIIGDDAVNSNIIKLKKLTPFYWIMDSVEKAKVFPNVIVVLLMALVLFTAGGFGYQNFSENE, from the coding sequence GTGAACTTTTTTGTAATAGTGTTAGCAAATTGCAGAAGATACTTAAAGAATTTTAAATATATAGCTTCCATGCTTATAGTACCTATAGTATTAATTGGTTCTGTAACTTTTTTTAGTTCAAATATTATTAATACTGACGATGAAGGTACTGCAATAGTAAATTTAGATAAGGGAAAAAGTAGTAGTGAGTTAGTAAGATATTTAAATGTAAAGAAGGTATTTAATAAAAGGGAAGTAGCAATTAATGAGCTTAAAAGGAATAAATATTCAGTAATATATGAAATTGAAAAAGATTTTACAATTAATATAAAGGGTGGTAAGGTACCAAAGATAATTGCATATAGAATGGATAAATCCAGTGGTAATGAGATCTTTGAAAATGAAATGAAAAATAAAATAAAGAAGATGGTTAAGGGAGAAAACAATAAAAGTAGAGTAATTTTAAAATATAAAGAATATGAAGAATCTATATTCAGTAGTAAAGGAATTGCCTTTTTAATTATCTATTGTATGATGCTATTTTCTATGAATTTTAGTATAGATTTAATTAAATTGAAAAAAGATGGTGTGCTCGAAAGACTTTCGGTTACCAGAAATAAGACATATGTTATAGTATGGGCAATGTATTTAGCAATGTTTATTACTCAAACTTTATTATATACAGCTTCGTTTTTAATAAGCTCTATAATATATAGATATAAAATTGAAAATACAGAAGTTATTATCCTAAATATAGCACTAAGTAGTATTGTATGCATAGGTGTTGTTATAGTAGGTTCAAGAATAGTGAAAAATGATAAGGTAGCATCTACAATGTCGTCAATACTAGCTTTAGTGATGATGTATATAAATATTATAGGGGATGATGCTGTAAATTCTAATATTATTAAGCTTAAGAAATTAACCCCTTTTTATTGGATAATGGATAGTGTAGAAAAAGCTAAGGTATTTCCTAATGTTATTGTAGTTTTACTTATGGCATTGGTTTTGTTTACAGCAGGAGGATTTGGGTACCAAAATTTTTCTGAAAATGAGTAA
- a CDS encoding ABC transporter permease, with protein sequence MKARIISMLTIKGLFLNWKQIILMYVIFPLSICFVTGHYSKMLYTADENKIDITIIDKDNGNAAQDFRKFFNREDNKKLFNVTKKGDYIITLKRGNSKSPIEVQVQEKRHVSEHNEKLIKSVIESYGEELKNKENFNYEIIRDEIIKNKNEMSIYEEEAASIVTYIIIIIIMNCSKAYDLEKQNGMFKRMISMPLTKINLFNYYVLIYFIYGIGTGIIYVLAFMIAKLAFFNVNFINLIVILLAQSLMIASASGFFSVFFKKNLSTVILTTLLLIETLLGGGFIPKVKSDAVLTSLVKFEPLKFVSDAYKDIIMYNSLSYIERNLIIMFFVSLALYIISLAKIKISWEE encoded by the coding sequence ATGAAAGCTAGAATTATTAGTATGTTGACTATTAAAGGATTATTTTTAAATTGGAAGCAAATTATTTTAATGTATGTTATTTTTCCTCTTTCGATATGCTTTGTAACGGGTCATTATTCTAAAATGCTTTATACAGCAGATGAAAATAAAATAGATATTACTATAATAGATAAGGATAATGGTAATGCAGCTCAGGATTTCAGGAAGTTCTTTAATAGAGAAGATAATAAAAAGCTTTTTAATGTGACTAAAAAAGGAGATTATATTATAACTCTAAAAAGAGGAAATAGTAAGAGTCCTATTGAGGTACAAGTACAAGAGAAAAGACATGTTTCTGAACACAACGAAAAACTTATAAAAAGTGTTATTGAAAGTTATGGTGAGGAGCTTAAAAATAAAGAGAATTTTAATTATGAAATTATTAGAGATGAGATTATAAAAAATAAAAATGAAATGTCAATTTATGAAGAAGAAGCAGCATCTATTGTGACATATATAATAATAATTATTATTATGAACTGTTCTAAAGCCTATGATTTAGAAAAGCAAAATGGTATGTTCAAAAGAATGATATCTATGCCACTAACTAAAATTAATCTATTTAATTATTATGTTTTAATATATTTTATATATGGTATTGGTACTGGAATTATATATGTACTTGCTTTTATGATAGCTAAACTTGCCTTTTTTAATGTTAACTTTATAAATTTAATTGTGATATTATTAGCTCAAAGTTTAATGATAGCATCAGCCTCAGGATTTTTTAGTGTATTCTTTAAAAAGAATTTATCAACTGTAATTCTTACTACATTACTTTTAATAGAGACTTTACTTGGTGGAGGATTTATTCCTAAAGTTAAATCAGATGCAGTTCTTACAAGCCTTGTGAAATTTGAGCCTTTAAAGTTTGTTTCAGATGCATATAAAGATATAATTATGTATAATTCTTTAAGTTATATTGAAAGAAATCTAATTATTATGTTTTTCGTTTCTCTTGCACTGTATATAATATCTTTAGCTAAGATTAAAATATCCTGGGAGGAATAA
- a CDS encoding ABC transporter ATP-binding protein, whose product MDNVIKVCNITKRFNDKLVLDNISFEVKKGDIFGFIGPNGAGKSTLINIMTGLLTPNSGDIKLYGHSILKEPVEAKKLIGLVPQELALMETFSALDNLMYFGAFYGLHGKKLRQRIDEVLEVTGLSERKNDKVKKFSGGMKRRLNLAIAIIHNPEILIMDEPTVGVDPQSRNCIFEYIRKVNKEQNTTIIYTSHYMEEVELICKDIFILDSGKEVARGSKHEIKTLSNMNGTVQLKVDSFDDRFILSLQKIEGVRNVFLEDDVIKILVDEWKFQIKDLLDKVVEENKKIIDFKKNEASLEEVFLSLTGKKLRD is encoded by the coding sequence TTGGATAATGTAATTAAAGTTTGTAATATCACAAAGAGATTTAATGATAAATTAGTTCTTGACAATATCTCCTTTGAGGTGAAAAAGGGAGATATTTTTGGCTTTATAGGACCTAATGGAGCTGGAAAATCAACACTTATAAATATAATGACGGGGCTTTTAACACCTAATAGTGGAGATATTAAGCTTTATGGACACTCCATTTTAAAAGAACCTGTAGAGGCAAAAAAATTAATAGGTCTTGTGCCACAAGAATTAGCTTTAATGGAGACTTTTTCTGCATTGGATAATCTTATGTATTTTGGAGCATTTTATGGCCTTCATGGGAAAAAATTAAGACAGAGAATTGATGAAGTACTAGAGGTTACAGGATTAAGTGAAAGAAAAAATGATAAGGTAAAAAAGTTTTCTGGTGGAATGAAAAGAAGACTTAATTTAGCAATAGCTATAATACATAATCCGGAAATTCTCATAATGGATGAGCCAACAGTAGGAGTAGATCCACAATCTCGAAATTGCATTTTTGAATACATAAGAAAGGTTAATAAAGAACAAAACACAACTATTATTTATACATCGCATTATATGGAGGAAGTTGAATTGATTTGTAAGGATATATTTATTTTAGATTCAGGAAAAGAGGTTGCTAGAGGGTCTAAACATGAGATAAAAACGCTTTCAAATATGAATGGTACAGTGCAGCTTAAAGTGGATAGCTTTGATGATAGATTTATTTTAAGCTTACAAAAAATAGAAGGTGTAAGAAATGTATTCTTAGAAGACGATGTAATAAAAATTTTAGTTGATGAATGGAAGTTTCAAATTAAAGATTTGTTAGATAAAGTTGTAGAGGAAAATAAAAAAATAATTGATTTTAAAAAGAATGAAGCTTCACTAGAAGAAGTATTTCTTTCTCTTACGGGAAAAAAGTTAAGGGATTAG
- a CDS encoding response regulator transcription factor, translating into MNDIKVLIVDDERLVVDGLKIILETYEDIKVIGTAANGEEALKVCRESKPDVVLMDIRMPKCDGVLGTKLIKKELQNIKILILTTFNDVKYIHEALKYGASGYILKDSDYELIYEGIKACFKGNVVINPEVASKILSENGEYNREQALDEVKLKYDLSDKEISIIREIASGLSNKEISEKLFLSEGTIKNNISIIFSKLNLRDRTQVTIFAFKNNIVT; encoded by the coding sequence ATGAATGATATCAAGGTTTTAATTGTTGATGATGAAAGGCTTGTGGTAGATGGGTTAAAAATAATACTTGAAACCTATGAGGATATAAAAGTTATAGGCACTGCGGCAAATGGTGAGGAGGCACTTAAGGTTTGTAGAGAAAGTAAACCGGATGTGGTTTTAATGGATATAAGAATGCCTAAATGTGATGGCGTTTTAGGAACTAAGTTAATAAAAAAAGAACTTCAAAATATAAAAATACTTATTTTAACTACCTTTAATGATGTTAAATATATTCATGAGGCGCTTAAATATGGGGCATCGGGCTATATATTAAAAGACAGTGATTATGAACTTATTTATGAAGGAATAAAGGCATGTTTTAAAGGAAATGTAGTAATTAATCCAGAGGTGGCCTCTAAAATATTAAGTGAAAATGGTGAATATAATAGGGAGCAAGCGCTAGATGAGGTTAAGCTTAAATACGATTTAAGTGATAAAGAAATAAGTATAATAAGAGAAATTGCTAGTGGTCTGTCAAATAAAGAAATATCGGAAAAGCTTTTTCTTTCAGAAGGTACTATAAAGAATAATATTAGTATTATTTTCTCTAAGTTAAATTTAAGGGATAGAACACAAGTAACAATATTTGCGTTTAAAAACAATATCGTGACTTAA